The following are from one region of the Vulpes vulpes isolate BD-2025 chromosome 14, VulVul3, whole genome shotgun sequence genome:
- the CPLX1 gene encoding complexin-1 codes for MEFVMKQALGGATKDMGKMLGGDEEKDPDAAKKEEERQEALRQEEEERKAKYAKMEAEREAMRQGIRDKYGIKKKEEREAEAQAAMEANSEGSLTRPKKAIPPGCGDEPEEEDESILDTVIKYLPGPLQDMFKK; via the exons ATGGAGTTCGTGATGAAACAGGCCCTGGGAG GAGCCACAAAGGACATGGGGAAGATGCTGGGGGGTGACGAGGAGAAGGACCCCGACGCCgccaagaaggaggaggagcgcCAGGAGGCCCTgcggcaggaggaggaggaacgcAAGGCCAAGTACGCCAAGATGGAGGCGGAGCGTGAGGCCATGCGCCAGGGCATCCGGGACAAG taCGGCATCAAGAAGAAGGAGGAGCGCGAGGCCGAGGCCCAGGCCGCCATGGAGGCCAATTCAGAGGGCAGCCTGACCAGGCCCAAGAAGGCCATCCCGCCGGGCTGCGGGGACGAGCCCGAGGAGGAGGACGAGAGCATCCTGGACACCGTCATCAAGTACCTGCCCGGGCCGCTGCAGGACATGTTCAAGAAGTAA